In a genomic window of Vallitalea okinawensis:
- a CDS encoding TIGR01458 family HAD-type hydrolase, whose amino-acid sequence MLTHIDTIIFDLNGTLYEKGVAINGSNETIRKLREHNYHLSFITNTDGRSIKDVYQRVLKKGLDVKEEEIYTPVSAVKVFIEQNNDKLFYPLVTDDVFESLVGVNRNVNNPDYVVIGDFCDKVSFEEINKVFRMIKNGAKIIALSKTLWYIDVDGYSINTGAFVKMFEIACESEAILMGKPSKDFFYMGLKRTNSQPENTLVIGDDIKTDILGAKNIGATAALVKTGVYHEDTLKSSLVQPDFVIDNINDLPNLLGL is encoded by the coding sequence ATGTTAACACATATAGATACAATTATATTTGATTTAAATGGGACTTTGTATGAAAAGGGTGTAGCCATTAATGGCTCTAATGAAACAATTAGAAAGCTTAGAGAGCATAACTACCATTTAAGTTTTATTACCAATACAGATGGGCGGAGTATAAAGGATGTTTATCAAAGAGTATTAAAAAAGGGTCTTGATGTTAAAGAAGAAGAAATATATACACCTGTATCTGCTGTGAAGGTATTTATTGAGCAAAATAATGATAAGTTATTTTATCCTTTAGTCACTGATGATGTATTCGAAAGCTTAGTAGGTGTCAATCGAAATGTTAATAATCCCGATTACGTCGTTATTGGTGATTTTTGTGATAAGGTATCCTTTGAAGAAATTAATAAAGTGTTCAGGATGATTAAAAATGGAGCTAAGATTATTGCTTTATCCAAAACTTTATGGTACATCGACGTGGATGGTTATAGCATCAACACAGGTGCTTTCGTGAAAATGTTTGAAATAGCTTGCGAAAGTGAAGCCATTCTTATGGGTAAGCCATCTAAAGATTTTTTTTATATGGGGTTAAAGAGAACCAATAGTCAGCCAGAAAATACTCTGGTTATTGGTGATGATATCAAAACAGATATTTTGGGGGCAAAAAATATTGGAGCAACTGCAGCACTTGTGAAGACTGGTGTCTATCATGAAGACACATTAAAAAGTTCTCTTGTGCAGCCTGATTTTGTAATTGATAATATAAATGACTTACCTAATTTGTTAGGATTATGA
- a CDS encoding GrpB family protein — MIRRTMEVVPYNPNWIKEFEVEKNRINAIMEKEIIDIHHIGSTSIPGIYAKPVIDLLIAVIDIQAIDQYDRQMATLGYIPKGENGIKGRRFYLKGECKRTHHVHVFQANNPEIERHLIFRDYMIAHPEDAKAYEKLKKDLAAKFRYDNEGYCAGKNDFIQEMDHKAELWWKNSKKI; from the coding sequence ATGATTAGAAGAACCATGGAAGTTGTTCCATATAACCCTAATTGGATAAAAGAATTTGAGGTAGAAAAAAATAGAATCAATGCAATCATGGAAAAAGAAATTATTGATATCCATCACATTGGTAGTACTTCAATTCCTGGTATTTATGCTAAACCAGTAATTGATCTACTTATAGCTGTAATAGATATTCAAGCTATAGATCAATATGACCGTCAAATGGCGACTTTGGGTTATATTCCTAAAGGAGAAAATGGTATTAAAGGACGTCGTTTTTATCTGAAAGGAGAGTGCAAAAGAACACATCATGTTCATGTTTTTCAGGCTAACAATCCTGAGATCGAGAGACATTTAATTTTCAGAGACTATATGATCGCTCATCCAGAAGATGCAAAAGCTTATGAAAAACTAAAAAAGGATCTTGCTGCAAAATTTAGATATGATAATGAAGGTTATTGTGCTGGTAAAAATGATTTTATTCAAGAAATGGATCACAAAGCAGAGCTTTGGTGGAAGAATAGTAAAAAGATATAG
- the pyrR gene encoding bifunctional pyr operon transcriptional regulator/uracil phosphoribosyltransferase PyrR has translation MPSKVILDDKAIQRALTRISHEIIERNKGVEDVVLLGIKTRGVPLAERIVKKIYEVENVNVQYDVIDITFYRDDLKKKSDDPVLNKQLNIDVENKIVVLVDDVIYTGRTARAAIDAVIAAGRPRSIQLAVMVDRGHRELPLRPDFIGKNVPTSDDEVVHVNLSETDDINCVVIEN, from the coding sequence ATGCCAAGTAAAGTTATTTTAGATGACAAGGCAATTCAAAGAGCTCTTACTAGAATTTCTCATGAAATTATTGAAAGAAACAAAGGGGTAGAGGATGTTGTTTTATTAGGTATTAAAACAAGAGGAGTACCTCTAGCTGAAAGAATTGTAAAAAAAATCTATGAAGTAGAAAATGTTAACGTTCAATATGATGTTATAGACATCACATTCTACAGAGATGACTTAAAGAAAAAGTCAGATGATCCAGTGCTTAACAAACAGTTAAATATTGATGTAGAGAACAAAATAGTGGTTCTAGTAGATGATGTTATTTATACTGGAAGAACAGCTCGTGCAGCCATTGATGCTGTCATAGCTGCTGGTCGACCACGTTCCATTCAACTGGCCGTTATGGTTGATAGGGGACATCGTGAATTACCACTTCGTCCTGATTTCATTGGGAAAAACGTTCCTACTTCTGATGATGAAGTCGTACACGTTAATTTAAGTGAAACAGATGACATTAATTGTGTCGTCATTGAAAACTAG
- a CDS encoding DUF3783 domain-containing protein produces MSFQRIDHDETKPEGTKSIIIYGYTEKEIEAIRLLGQDFDIEDFIVTDKSMSGLTLGELVEGKREEKTFKGAVAKRSIIMNAFSNKDVQEFIEAVKKSDIKKPIFAVVTPTSARWQLGKLIKELVLESVMMSNNQRKKHK; encoded by the coding sequence ATGTCATTCCAAAGAATTGATCATGATGAAACTAAGCCAGAGGGTACAAAGTCAATTATTATATACGGTTATACAGAAAAGGAAATAGAAGCAATACGTTTATTAGGTCAAGACTTCGACATAGAAGATTTTATTGTTACTGACAAATCCATGTCTGGATTAACTCTAGGTGAGTTAGTTGAAGGGAAAAGAGAAGAAAAAACTTTTAAAGGCGCAGTGGCAAAAAGAAGTATCATTATGAACGCTTTTTCTAATAAAGATGTACAAGAATTTATTGAGGCTGTTAAGAAGTCAGATATAAAAAAGCCAATTTTTGCAGTAGTAACGCCTACATCTGCTAGATGGCAATTAGGTAAACTCATAAAAGAACTCGTACTAGAAAGCGTTATGATGAGTAATAATCAAAGAAAAAAACATAAGTAA
- a CDS encoding FAD-binding protein, whose protein sequence is MYDVVIIGAGPAGATLAARLDKKLKVLILDKRSLDKPSGGIVKCCGGLLAPDAQQMLAHLGRGIPKDILTGPQLFTVRTIDLDNDLERYYQRHYINVDRERLDRWFNTFIPDHVRRVYDAHFKNFKRVKDGYILKYTQYGKVYEVEAQMIVGADGAFSTVRKQLEKHHPHKQPEVYASIEEWFKVSQTTPYFTTIFDREVTDFYSWTIPKGDYLILGSAIPKGQEINKKFKLLKSKLTKRGYELEECSKRQGAIINRPMHLNQISIGQENVFLIGEAAGFISPSSAEGFSYAFRSSLALAKSINGRREDIEKEYHHYLKKLYANILFKNLKAPFMYNKLLRKIVMTTGVLSMDIDD, encoded by the coding sequence ATGTATGATGTTGTTATAATTGGGGCTGGACCTGCTGGGGCAACCTTAGCAGCCCGTTTAGATAAGAAGTTAAAAGTTTTGATTCTTGACAAACGTTCTTTAGATAAACCAAGTGGGGGTATCGTTAAGTGTTGTGGAGGGCTGTTAGCTCCTGATGCACAGCAAATGCTTGCTCATCTTGGTAGGGGCATCCCTAAGGATATTTTGACAGGTCCACAGCTTTTTACTGTTCGAACCATTGATTTAGATAATGATCTGGAACGTTATTACCAACGTCATTATATCAATGTTGATCGAGAAAGATTGGATAGATGGTTTAACACCTTTATACCCGATCATGTTCGTCGTGTTTATGATGCTCATTTTAAAAATTTCAAAAGAGTTAAAGATGGATATATTCTTAAATATACACAATACGGTAAGGTTTATGAAGTTGAAGCTCAAATGATAGTGGGAGCTGACGGTGCTTTCTCTACAGTAAGGAAACAACTTGAAAAGCATCACCCACATAAACAGCCTGAAGTCTATGCTTCCATAGAAGAGTGGTTCAAAGTAAGTCAAACAACACCTTACTTCACCACTATATTTGATAGAGAAGTGACTGACTTTTATTCGTGGACCATACCAAAAGGCGATTATCTAATACTAGGATCTGCCATCCCTAAAGGTCAAGAGATTAATAAGAAATTTAAGCTATTGAAATCAAAACTTACAAAACGAGGGTATGAACTAGAGGAGTGTTCTAAAAGGCAAGGGGCTATCATCAATCGACCAATGCATCTTAATCAGATATCTATAGGTCAGGAAAATGTATTTTTAATTGGTGAGGCAGCTGGATTTATAAGCCCCTCATCAGCTGAAGGTTTTAGTTATGCATTCAGAAGTTCACTAGCTTTAGCAAAAAGTATCAATGGTAGAAGGGAAGATATTGAAAAAGAATATCACCATTATCTAAAAAAGCTTTATGCAAATATACTTTTTAAGAATCTTAAGGCACCATTTATGTATAACAAGTTGCTTCGTAAAATAGTTATGACAACAGGTGTTCTGAGTATGGATATAGATGACTAG
- a CDS encoding uracil-xanthine permease family protein, with translation MGEITTGRKMVLGLQHVLAMFGATVLVPFLTGLDPSVALLAAGLGTLLFHLVTGGKVPVFLGSSFAFIGAISLTLQTEGLGAVKGGIICAGIIYIIMGLLIQVFGVEKVKSFFPPIVTGPIIMTIGLRLSPIAIGNAFYTTVDGASVFSPISTIIASVVVITMIVISIFAKGFFKLVPILIAVTLGYLVSIPFGLIDFSIIDNASWFIFGQSDSLATLTTLPSFTLSGIIAIAPIALVVFIEHIGDITTNGAVVGKDFLKDPGVHRTMMGDGVATIIAGLLGGPANTTYSENTGVLAVTKVYDPAILRIAACFAIVLGLIGKFGAVIQTIPLAVMGGVSIILFGMIASVGVRIMVNAKLDFAHSRNLIIASVILVLGIGVGELPLPAGLTISGLAIAALAGVILNKVLPQEI, from the coding sequence ATGGGTGAAATTACTACAGGTAGAAAAATGGTTTTAGGCTTACAACATGTTTTAGCAATGTTTGGTGCGACTGTTCTTGTACCATTCTTAACTGGACTAGATCCTTCTGTAGCATTACTAGCAGCAGGATTAGGAACACTATTATTTCATTTAGTTACAGGAGGGAAAGTACCAGTATTTCTCGGTTCAAGTTTTGCATTTATAGGTGCTATATCACTAACGTTACAAACAGAAGGGCTTGGCGCAGTAAAAGGTGGAATAATTTGTGCAGGTATTATTTATATAATTATGGGTTTACTAATACAAGTCTTTGGAGTTGAAAAGGTTAAGTCATTTTTCCCACCAATCGTAACTGGACCAATCATTATGACAATCGGTTTACGATTAAGTCCTATAGCTATTGGAAATGCTTTCTACACAACTGTTGACGGTGCAAGTGTTTTCTCACCTATCAGTACAATCATTGCATCAGTAGTTGTTATTACAATGATTGTTATATCCATCTTCGCAAAAGGATTCTTTAAACTTGTTCCAATTCTTATAGCTGTAACATTAGGCTATCTCGTATCTATACCATTTGGTCTTATTGATTTCTCAATAATCGACAATGCAAGTTGGTTTATCTTTGGTCAAAGTGATTCATTAGCAACATTAACAACATTACCTTCATTCACACTATCAGGTATCATTGCCATCGCACCTATCGCTTTAGTAGTTTTCATTGAACATATAGGCGATATTACTACAAACGGTGCTGTAGTAGGTAAAGATTTCTTAAAAGACCCAGGAGTACATCGTACAATGATGGGAGACGGTGTTGCAACTATCATTGCCGGACTATTAGGTGGTCCTGCTAATACTACATATAGTGAAAATACCGGTGTATTAGCTGTAACAAAAGTTTATGATCCAGCTATCTTAAGAATTGCTGCTTGTTTTGCCATCGTTCTTGGTTTAATCGGTAAGTTTGGGGCAGTTATACAAACGATACCTTTAGCGGTAATGGGTGGTGTTAGTATCATCTTATTTGGTATGATTGCATCTGTAGGGGTGCGAATCATGGTTAATGCAAAATTAGACTTTGCTCATAGTAGGAATTTAATCATAGCATCTGTAATCTTAGTACTAGGAATAGGTGTAGGCGAATTACCATTACCTGCTGGTCTAACGATATCAGGTTTAGCCATAGCTGCTTTAGCAGGTGTTATTTTAAATAAAGTATTGCCACAAGAAATTTAA
- a CDS encoding beta-N-acetylhexosaminidase, whose translation MIIPIIPKPVKALLKNGDAFVFNEETPIRGEECLEKDMLLLQELLTQYLSISPKVDQNIEETGIHLNMDSQLKVLGKEGYQLEVSRLSIKINSSTHQGLFYGMQSLLQLIYNALRDLDGNWRIDPVFIEDMPRFTYRGYMLDVCRHFFDKNAIKKMIDLASLHKLNYFHWHLTEDQGWRIEINQYPLLTEIGSFRKETIVGNKSDDRIHSGYYTKEEIKEIVDYAASRFITIIPEIDVPGHFQAALAAYPHLSCNEQPLDVATKFGIIDNIACAGKETTFEFLFNVLDEVCEMFPSPYIHLGGDEAPKTRWKLCKHCRRRMEVEGLANEEELQGYFINRLAQYLDSMGKRIITWNESLKASCLDSSIMIQHWMDGKKAMHTTKAIESGRQVIISDFFHYYLDYPYGMTPLSKTYNYNPILEGILPDNEKAIIGIEAPLWTEYIERIEKAEWMTLPRLSALSEVGWSWKHQLNYEDFKKRMLYFTKFLREIGYHVATTEEADIKGIKAKLQVLKFFIPLLNLETVKALYHNIKEKK comes from the coding sequence ATGATAATACCTATTATACCAAAGCCAGTAAAAGCACTTTTAAAAAATGGAGATGCATTTGTTTTTAATGAAGAAACTCCAATCAGAGGAGAAGAGTGTTTAGAAAAAGATATGCTTCTACTTCAAGAGCTTTTAACTCAGTATCTTAGTATTTCTCCAAAAGTAGACCAAAATATCGAAGAAACTGGTATCCATTTGAATATGGATAGCCAACTAAAGGTATTAGGTAAAGAAGGGTATCAGCTGGAAGTCTCTAGGTTAAGTATAAAAATTAATTCTTCCACACATCAAGGGTTATTCTATGGAATGCAGAGTTTATTACAACTGATCTATAATGCCCTTAGGGATTTAGATGGTAATTGGAGAATCGATCCAGTATTTATAGAGGACATGCCTCGCTTTACTTACCGTGGGTATATGCTGGATGTGTGCCGTCACTTTTTTGATAAGAATGCTATTAAAAAAATGATTGATTTGGCTTCCTTACATAAATTAAACTATTTTCACTGGCACCTTACAGAAGACCAAGGATGGCGAATTGAGATTAATCAGTATCCTCTCTTAACAGAAATAGGTTCTTTCCGTAAGGAGACCATTGTAGGCAATAAATCTGATGACCGGATTCATTCTGGTTATTATACGAAAGAGGAGATTAAGGAAATTGTAGATTATGCTGCAAGTAGATTTATAACCATCATACCTGAGATCGATGTGCCAGGTCATTTTCAAGCAGCTTTGGCAGCTTATCCACATCTAAGTTGCAATGAGCAACCATTAGATGTAGCCACAAAATTTGGTATTATAGACAATATTGCCTGTGCTGGAAAAGAAACTACTTTTGAATTTCTTTTCAATGTCCTAGATGAAGTATGTGAGATGTTTCCTAGTCCATATATTCACTTAGGGGGTGATGAAGCACCAAAAACTAGGTGGAAATTATGTAAGCATTGCAGGAGGCGCATGGAAGTTGAAGGTCTAGCTAATGAAGAAGAACTACAAGGTTATTTTATTAACCGATTAGCACAATACTTAGACAGTATGGGGAAAAGGATTATAACTTGGAATGAGTCACTGAAAGCTAGTTGTCTAGATTCTAGTATTATGATTCAACATTGGATGGATGGTAAGAAAGCTATGCATACAACGAAAGCTATTGAATCCGGTCGCCAAGTGATAATATCTGACTTCTTTCACTATTACTTAGATTACCCTTATGGCATGACACCATTAAGCAAAACTTATAACTATAACCCTATACTAGAAGGAATATTACCAGATAACGAGAAGGCGATAATCGGTATTGAAGCACCTTTATGGACAGAATATATTGAACGGATTGAGAAAGCTGAATGGATGACATTACCACGGCTTTCAGCACTAAGTGAAGTAGGATGGTCTTGGAAACATCAATTAAATTATGAAGATTTTAAAAAAAGAATGTTATATTTCACTAAATTCCTAAGGGAAATTGGTTATCATGTAGCCACAACAGAAGAAGCAGATATAAAAGGTATTAAAGCCAAATTACAGGTACTTAAATTCTTCATACCTCTTCTTAATCTGGAGACGGTTAAAGCTCTTTATCATAATATAAAAGAAAAAAAGTAA
- a CDS encoding HAD family hydrolase, with protein MKLKYKCLILDHDDTAVKSTPEIHYPSFLASMKVLRPDAELTIEDFTNYCFNPGFMELCKDILKYSTEEQEYQYKIWREYTTSKIPDFYEGFIEILEEFRKLGGIITVVSHSEKDQIERHYSCKSSITPDLILGWELEESKRKPSTYPVKVIMDTFDLKESEVLVVDDLKPGMDMANNSNVTFACAGWSHQVKDIEQFMKEKADVYFSSVEDFRKYLFESF; from the coding sequence ATGAAATTAAAATATAAATGTCTAATTTTAGACCATGATGATACTGCTGTTAAGAGTACACCAGAGATACATTACCCATCTTTTCTAGCATCAATGAAAGTCTTAAGACCGGATGCTGAATTGACTATAGAAGACTTTACCAATTATTGTTTTAATCCTGGGTTTATGGAATTATGTAAGGATATTTTAAAATATTCCACTGAAGAACAGGAATATCAGTATAAAATATGGAGAGAGTATACCACTTCTAAGATACCAGATTTTTATGAAGGGTTTATAGAAATATTAGAAGAGTTTAGAAAGCTAGGTGGAATCATTACTGTTGTATCGCATTCTGAAAAAGATCAAATAGAGCGTCATTATTCATGCAAAAGTAGTATAACGCCAGATTTAATCCTGGGATGGGAACTGGAAGAAAGTAAAAGAAAACCAAGCACATATCCTGTTAAAGTGATTATGGATACTTTTGATCTTAAAGAGTCAGAGGTGTTAGTCGTGGATGATCTCAAGCCAGGCATGGATATGGCTAACAATAGCAATGTAACTTTTGCCTGTGCAGGTTGGTCGCATCAAGTAAAAGACATAGAGCAATTTATGAAGGAAAAGGCTGATGTATATTTTTCATCAGTAGAAGATTTTAGAAAGTATCTGTTTGAAAGTTTCTAA
- a CDS encoding histidine phosphatase family protein, translating to MTKVYITRHGQTKWNVEGRMQGQKDSRLTTLGQNQAKWLGDSLKDIPIDIIISSSSGRTISTAELIRGDRNIEIIPNDNLREMYIGEWEGMLHTEVEELYPEQRFNFWHNPHLYEPMSGESFADVLVRASNEIEDIITTYKNKNILIVTHAITLKSLIAYFEKKEIKDLWTGAFMKSTCLNILEIDGDNRNFILQGDTSHYPTDDAI from the coding sequence ATGACAAAAGTATATATTACAAGACATGGACAAACTAAGTGGAATGTTGAAGGCAGGATGCAAGGACAGAAAGATTCTAGGCTAACCACTCTTGGACAGAATCAAGCAAAGTGGTTAGGCGATAGTCTAAAAGATATCCCCATAGATATTATTATTTCTAGCTCTAGCGGAAGAACAATCAGTACAGCAGAGCTTATAAGAGGGGATAGAAACATCGAAATAATTCCAAACGACAATCTAAGAGAAATGTATATTGGTGAATGGGAGGGGATGCTACACACTGAAGTGGAAGAGCTTTACCCTGAACAAAGGTTTAACTTTTGGCATAACCCACATTTATATGAACCAATGAGTGGAGAATCTTTTGCAGATGTTCTTGTAAGAGCTAGTAATGAAATAGAAGATATAATAACTACATATAAGAATAAGAATATACTCATCGTAACTCATGCAATTACCCTGAAATCTCTTATTGCCTATTTTGAAAAGAAAGAAATTAAAGATCTATGGACAGGTGCTTTCATGAAATCAACTTGCTTAAATATCCTTGAGATTGATGGTGACAACAGAAATTTTATTCTACAAGGTGATACATCCCACTATCCAACCGATGATGCAATATAA
- a CDS encoding ABC transporter permease has translation MNLMESFKTALRSIATNKMRSILTMLGIIIGIGSVIMITAIGAGSQDKLTGQFEDIGANMLSISVVDPDSNSDYLTVRDVETVKKHPEVTSASAYNTMFGEVRLRLPNEKSDAYIQAVNTELLTINNFKLLQGRYFVSIEEEAQSYVGVIDNRLAQKAFGREDCIGEKITVDLYQGTYEFTVIGVIDHPLGAMVNMLGEDMIWSYVFIPLNTVQSMFGHDYVDGISVSTLDRNNNEIVAAEITDMLERSHMNEDKYKVESALANIESLNDMMALFTTFISFVAGISLLVGGVGVMNIMLVTVTERTREIGIRKSLGAKKKDIRIQFLIEALIITFMGGFLGTILGYLGAKGVGSLISVTPSMSVGIIVLTTIISATIGIVFGVYPANKAAKLDPIEALRYE, from the coding sequence ATAAAATGCGTTCTATCCTCACCATGCTTGGAATTATTATCGGTATTGGTTCAGTAATTATGATTACCGCCATTGGTGCAGGAAGTCAAGATAAATTGACAGGTCAATTTGAAGATATCGGTGCTAATATGTTAAGTATAAGCGTGGTTGATCCAGATAGTAACAGTGATTACCTAACTGTTAGGGATGTTGAAACTGTTAAAAAGCACCCTGAAGTCACTTCTGCTTCAGCTTACAATACCATGTTTGGTGAAGTCAGACTTCGATTACCTAATGAAAAATCCGATGCTTATATTCAAGCAGTTAATACTGAACTATTGACTATTAACAATTTTAAACTCCTTCAAGGTCGTTACTTTGTTAGTATTGAAGAAGAGGCACAAAGTTATGTAGGTGTTATCGATAATCGACTTGCTCAAAAGGCATTTGGTCGTGAGGATTGTATCGGTGAAAAAATCACTGTAGATCTTTATCAAGGTACTTATGAGTTTACAGTCATAGGCGTTATTGATCACCCCTTAGGTGCTATGGTCAATATGTTAGGTGAGGATATGATATGGTCCTACGTCTTTATACCGCTCAATACAGTTCAATCTATGTTTGGCCACGATTACGTAGATGGTATATCCGTCAGTACTTTAGATCGCAATAACAACGAGATTGTCGCTGCTGAGATTACAGATATGCTAGAACGTTCTCATATGAACGAAGACAAATATAAAGTAGAATCTGCTCTAGCTAACATTGAATCATTAAATGATATGATGGCACTATTTACTACCTTTATAAGTTTCGTTGCAGGTATCTCCTTATTAGTTGGTGGTGTCGGTGTTATGAACATTATGCTTGTTACAGTAACCGAACGTACAAGAGAAATTGGGATAAGAAAGTCTCTAGGAGCTAAGAAAAAGGATATTCGTATCCAATTCCTTATTGAAGCTCTTATCATAACCTTTATGGGTGGTTTTTTAGGAACAATATTAGGTTACTTAGGTGCCAAAGGTGTTGGTAGCCTAATTAGTGTAACACCTTCTATGTCAGTTGGTATAATTGTACTTACTACCATCATATCTGCTACAATTGGTATTGTATTTGGTGTATACCCTGCTAACAAAGCTGCAAAACTTGACCCAATTGAAGCATTACGTTATGAATAA
- a CDS encoding LysE family translocator — MLTKGFRFGLLLQIAVGPICIFIFNEAVEKGIKNAIVGVLAVVFIDALYILLSIWGISTLIEKNKKLLKYFGAIILIIFGLKTIIDSFNMDLTFSGISPDISYLKTFITAIMLTASNPLTIIFWSGVFSSKVIEEGFSRKDELKFGCGAVLATLVFLTSITLIGQFTQSFLSVQYIAILNKIVGLLLIYFGIRLLRTNIDQKQSSE; from the coding sequence ATACTCACAAAAGGTTTTAGATTTGGCTTATTATTACAGATAGCTGTTGGTCCTATATGCATATTCATATTTAACGAGGCAGTTGAGAAAGGTATAAAAAACGCAATAGTGGGAGTGCTTGCTGTAGTCTTTATTGATGCACTATATATTTTATTATCCATATGGGGGATTTCAACTTTAATAGAAAAAAATAAGAAACTATTAAAGTATTTTGGAGCCATTATTTTAATTATATTTGGTTTAAAGACAATAATCGATTCATTCAATATGGACTTAACTTTTAGCGGAATCAGTCCTGATATAAGTTATCTTAAAACATTTATAACAGCAATCATGTTAACTGCATCTAATCCTTTAACGATTATATTTTGGTCAGGAGTTTTTTCATCAAAAGTTATTGAAGAAGGATTTAGTAGAAAAGATGAGTTGAAATTTGGTTGTGGAGCTGTATTGGCAACACTAGTATTTTTAACTTCAATCACTCTAATTGGTCAGTTTACTCAAAGTTTTTTATCTGTACAGTACATAGCTATCTTAAATAAAATAGTAGGATTATTACTTATCTATTTTGGTATAAGATTATTAAGAACCAATATAGATCAAAAACAATCCAGTGAATAA
- a CDS encoding 2-phosphosulfolactate phosphatase, with protein sequence MEIKTLQLLDGAKQAKGLTVIIDVFRAFTVECFLFHQGVHRVYAVSSIEKALVMKKENPDVILIGERNGFLLDGFHYGNSPHYLNLATNLKAKTIVHTTSAGTQGIVHATLADEIITGSFANAKAISEYIKANNYDRVSLVCMGNNTKWEAKEDTLCAKYIEALLTYRDFNLNDLKAIMRNQGGERFFNKDTQDSQPKEDFDLCLEPDQFNFVIQALKVDNDLYEMKRIDI encoded by the coding sequence ATGGAAATTAAGACATTACAACTATTAGATGGTGCTAAGCAAGCAAAAGGTCTAACTGTGATCATAGATGTTTTTAGAGCTTTTACAGTGGAGTGCTTTTTATTTCACCAGGGTGTACATCGAGTTTACGCAGTGAGTTCTATTGAAAAAGCACTTGTAATGAAAAAAGAAAACCCAGATGTTATTTTAATAGGAGAACGTAATGGCTTTTTATTAGATGGTTTTCATTATGGTAATTCGCCACATTATTTGAACCTTGCCACGAATCTTAAAGCGAAGACAATTGTTCATACCACAAGCGCAGGGACACAGGGCATTGTTCATGCAACTTTAGCAGATGAAATAATTACAGGTAGTTTTGCAAATGCCAAAGCTATATCGGAGTATATCAAGGCAAATAACTATGATCGTGTTTCTTTGGTATGTATGGGGAATAATACAAAATGGGAGGCCAAAGAGGATACTTTATGTGCCAAGTACATAGAAGCCTTACTGACTTATAGGGATTTCAATCTAAATGATCTAAAAGCTATAATGAGAAATCAAGGTGGAGAACGTTTTTTTAATAAAGACACTCAAGACAGTCAGCCAAAAGAGGATTTTGATCTATGCCTTGAACCTGATCAGTTTAACTTTGTTATCCAAGCTTTAAAAGTCGATAATGATTTATATGAGATGAAAAGAATTGATATATAG
- a CDS encoding YbjQ family protein: MILVNIDHIPGREFEALSIVKGSTIQSKHVGKDIMSSLKTIVGGEITSYNEMMNDARALATKRMVQDAEQLGADAIVNIRYASSAIMQGAAEVIVYGTAVKFK; this comes from the coding sequence ATGATCTTGGTAAATATTGATCATATTCCAGGAAGAGAATTTGAAGCGTTGTCTATTGTGAAGGGATCAACAATTCAATCTAAGCATGTAGGAAAAGATATTATGAGTAGTTTAAAGACCATTGTTGGTGGTGAAATCACCTCTTACAATGAGATGATGAATGATGCTAGGGCTCTTGCTACAAAGCGTATGGTACAAGATGCAGAGCAATTAGGAGCAGATGCTATTGTCAATATTCGTTATGCGTCAAGCGCAATCATGCAAGGGGCGGCAGAAGTAATTGTGTATGGTACAGCAGTTAAATTTAAGTAA